One genomic segment of Flavobacteriaceae bacterium includes these proteins:
- a CDS encoding tyrosine-type recombinase/integrase codes for MKKLQLKSNTFITLIDSYKNWLDVLGYAPSTVYNLPNHLREFFHYLECHGHSDITKITTQIVKEYYQYLSHRGNQRRGGSLSKSFLNKHQQALKKFLIYLKEHNSNVKFGVHLKGEKINYHDNKVILNQDEIKALFEACNVSHMNEHFQLRDKMILVLLYSCGLRRNEAVHVNCEDILFEKQRIYVRKGKNYKERFVPINKYNLDMIDEYLYDARPAFIKNYQTDALLLSQMGRRINDISIANRLKAIIEATENEDIQNKNITLHTLRHSIATHLMQNKVPMKSISTFLGHASLESTQLYTHLAKEVDAQQPIIT; via the coding sequence ATGAAGAAATTACAGCTAAAAAGCAACACGTTTATTACTCTGATTGATAGTTATAAAAACTGGTTAGACGTGCTTGGTTATGCTCCTTCTACGGTTTACAATTTGCCAAATCATCTTCGTGAGTTTTTTCATTACCTAGAGTGCCACGGGCACAGCGATATTACAAAAATCACTACCCAAATCGTAAAAGAGTATTACCAATATTTATCCCATAGAGGCAACCAAAGACGTGGTGGTTCACTTTCCAAATCTTTTTTAAACAAACACCAACAAGCCTTAAAGAAATTTTTAATCTATCTCAAAGAGCATAATTCAAACGTAAAATTTGGTGTGCATCTCAAAGGCGAAAAAATCAACTATCACGATAACAAAGTTATTTTAAATCAAGATGAAATCAAAGCATTATTTGAGGCTTGTAATGTATCACACATGAACGAGCATTTTCAGCTTCGGGACAAGATGATATTAGTACTGCTCTATAGTTGTGGATTAAGACGTAACGAAGCGGTTCATGTGAATTGTGAAGATATCTTATTTGAAAAGCAACGTATCTACGTTAGAAAAGGCAAGAATTACAAAGAACGGTTTGTACCAATTAATAAATACAACTTGGATATGATTGATGAGTATTTATATGATGCACGTCCAGCTTTTATAAAAAACTACCAAACGGATGCCTTACTGCTTTCACAGATGGGTAGACGTATTAATGATATTAGTATTGCCAATCGTTTAAAAGCTATTATTGAGGCCACTGAAAATGAAGATATCCAAAACAAGAATATCACCTTGCATACATTGCGTCATAGCATTGCCACGCACCTTATGCAAAACAAAGTACCTATGAAATCTATTAGTACTTTTTTAGGTCATGCGTCTTTAGAAAGCACACAACTGTATACGCATTTAGCCAAAGAGGTGGATGCTCAACAACCAATTATTACATGA
- a CDS encoding helix-turn-helix domain-containing protein yields MEATHLFLLQNIKRIRKEKGLTQQDVVDGAEMLVPTYSRLERGGTNPNLSSIVRIADALGVGVIELFQSSDIKDRSVAQKVEMINDLSEYNKNVINIMLDTVIEKDRVEQLQNVKMKHRLAELNAIRDKS; encoded by the coding sequence ATGGAGGCTACACACTTGTTTTTACTCCAAAACATCAAACGGATTCGTAAAGAAAAAGGACTCACCCAACAAGATGTAGTAGATGGTGCAGAGATGCTTGTACCTACCTATTCACGTTTAGAGCGTGGTGGTACGAATCCGAACTTATCTTCAATAGTCAGAATTGCAGATGCACTTGGTGTTGGTGTCATCGAGTTATTTCAATCCTCTGATATTAAAGATCGTTCGGTGGCTCAGAAAGTAGAGATGATAAATGACTTATCGGAATACAATAAAAACGTGATTAACATTATGCTTGATACGGTAATAGAGAAAGACCGTGTGGAGCAATTACAGAATGTAAAAATGAAACATCGTTTGGCAGAACTTAATGCCATTCGTGATAAAAGTTAA
- a CDS encoding XRE family transcriptional regulator, whose amino-acid sequence MATKTTAKSKTLDPKIIQVAQKLEKIRIDNGYTSYENFAIEHGISRMQYWRMEKGTNFTFESLLRILEAHKMSLSTFFSDFDA is encoded by the coding sequence ATGGCAACAAAGACCACAGCAAAAAGCAAAACATTAGACCCAAAAATTATACAAGTAGCCCAAAAGCTAGAAAAAATAAGAATAGACAATGGCTACACCTCCTATGAGAACTTTGCCATAGAACATGGGATTTCAAGGATGCAGTACTGGCGTATGGAAAAGGGAACAAACTTTACCTTTGAAAGCCTGCTTAGAATATTGGAGGCTCACAAGATGAGTTTAAGTACGTTCTTTTCTGATTTTGATGCATAA
- a CDS encoding IS4 family transposase, translated as MKKTNASTKSSELNSVLSSHFQGKINLARIKLISHFIIALCKVQTVTFEKVANAFETSVDSKSSLRRIQRFIADYSLDGDLIARLIFSLLPKQEGLILSIDRTNWKFGQTNINIFMLGVVYKGVAFPLLFTMLDKPGNSNSQERIDLVNRFIRLFGKDVIESIVADREFVGNHWLDFLNTNGIKYYIRIRNNFKVELPDKNKTIKVFHLFNPHKINEFVYYPKIVRVNGQLCFLSGCKLYPKNGKPDFLIIVSFNAPDKAFEQYKERWQIEMCFKAMKASGFDIENTHLQDIKRIEKLVLLVMMAFVWCYKVGIYLHQIKPIKIKKHGRMAKSIFKYGLDYIASVLLNPVNQNNMNLTKFLSCT; from the coding sequence ATGAAAAAAACCAATGCTTCCACTAAAAGTAGTGAATTAAATTCAGTTTTAAGTTCTCATTTCCAAGGTAAGATCAATTTGGCAAGAATCAAACTCATATCACATTTCATTATCGCCCTCTGTAAGGTACAGACAGTTACCTTTGAAAAGGTAGCCAACGCTTTTGAGACCTCAGTAGATTCGAAGTCATCACTCAGACGTATTCAAAGATTTATTGCTGATTATTCGTTGGATGGAGATTTGATCGCTCGTCTTATATTTAGTCTCCTTCCTAAGCAAGAGGGATTGATCTTGAGTATTGATAGGACCAATTGGAAGTTTGGTCAGACCAACATCAACATTTTTATGTTGGGAGTTGTCTATAAAGGTGTTGCCTTCCCATTGTTATTTACTATGTTAGATAAGCCAGGGAACTCTAACAGTCAGGAGCGTATTGATCTTGTGAATCGTTTCATAAGACTTTTTGGCAAAGATGTTATTGAATCCATTGTAGCCGATAGAGAGTTTGTAGGTAATCATTGGTTGGATTTCTTGAATACAAATGGAATCAAATATTATATCCGCATTCGAAACAACTTTAAGGTAGAGCTTCCTGATAAGAACAAAACCATCAAAGTATTTCACTTGTTTAATCCACATAAGATCAATGAGTTTGTGTATTATCCTAAAATTGTACGTGTTAATGGTCAGCTTTGTTTCCTTTCCGGATGCAAGTTGTACCCAAAAAATGGAAAGCCTGATTTCTTAATCATTGTATCGTTCAACGCTCCTGATAAGGCCTTTGAACAATACAAAGAACGATGGCAGATAGAGATGTGTTTTAAAGCAATGAAAGCCAGTGGCTTTGATATTGAAAACACACACCTGCAAGATATTAAGCGTATTGAAAAATTAGTACTGCTTGTAATGATGGCTTTCGTATGGTGTTACAAAGTTGGTATATATTTACATCAGATTAAGCCTATCAAAATAAAAAAGCATGGAAGAATGGCTAAAAGCATATTCAAATATGGATTAGATTATATTGCTTCTGTGCTATTAAACCCTGTAAATCAAAACAATATGAACTTGACTAAATTTTTGTCATGTACTTAG
- a CDS encoding DeoR family transcriptional regulator: MPEQQNIEWKQSWRDEYLQWICGFANANGGVLYIGKDDSGKITGVDKYKKLMDELPNKIKDTTGVVCDVNLQEENNKHFIEIVVNSMSSAISYKGKFYMRSGSTNQLLTGTSLNDFISKSDGKDWEEVTVPNISIEDIDQDAIDHFIQRAKSSGRLPFIEESKDTEAILKNLDLIDVNDKYTRACILLFGKKPRKVAFSGFVKIGKFGKSATDLIFQEEVESNAFQLTNKVLEVLDLKYFIKPISYDGMNRNETPPYPYDAIREVLYNAIIHREYENTPVFISVYHDRINIWNQGELTKKLSIEDLKETHTSHPRNKLMANVFYKAGYIEAWGRGTLKIYQECEKHGLVEPKIENHSSGFSITIFNDIYNEEYISKLDINERQKEAIKYIKENKDITSGQYQDKLNVSKATARRDIEELLELSIIKPEGVGRATKYIIDVEGYNTRR, translated from the coding sequence ATGCCTGAACAACAGAACATAGAATGGAAACAATCTTGGAGAGACGAATACCTACAATGGATTTGTGGGTTTGCCAACGCTAATGGCGGTGTACTTTATATTGGAAAAGATGACAGTGGAAAGATTACAGGAGTTGATAAGTATAAAAAACTTATGGACGAGCTTCCTAACAAAATCAAAGACACTACAGGTGTTGTTTGTGATGTCAATCTACAAGAAGAAAATAATAAACACTTTATTGAAATTGTGGTTAATTCGATGTCTTCTGCTATTTCATATAAAGGGAAATTCTATATGCGTAGTGGTAGCACGAATCAGCTATTAACAGGAACTTCATTAAATGATTTTATATCAAAGAGTGATGGGAAAGATTGGGAAGAAGTTACAGTTCCTAATATATCAATAGAAGACATAGACCAAGATGCGATTGACCATTTTATACAACGAGCGAAAAGTAGTGGACGATTACCATTTATTGAAGAATCAAAAGACACTGAAGCTATTTTAAAAAATCTTGATTTAATAGATGTGAATGATAAATACACGAGAGCATGTATTCTATTGTTTGGGAAAAAACCTAGAAAGGTTGCTTTTAGTGGATTTGTTAAGATAGGTAAATTTGGTAAATCTGCAACAGATTTGATATTTCAAGAAGAAGTAGAAAGTAATGCGTTTCAGTTGACAAATAAGGTTCTTGAAGTACTTGATTTGAAGTATTTTATAAAGCCTATTAGTTACGATGGGATGAATAGAAATGAAACTCCACCGTATCCTTATGATGCTATTCGTGAAGTCTTATATAATGCAATTATTCATAGAGAGTATGAAAACACTCCTGTATTTATTAGTGTGTATCACGACCGAATTAATATTTGGAATCAAGGAGAGTTAACAAAAAAATTATCAATAGAAGATTTAAAAGAAACTCATACATCTCATCCAAGAAACAAATTGATGGCGAATGTATTTTATAAAGCTGGATATATAGAGGCTTGGGGAAGGGGTACCCTAAAGATATATCAAGAATGCGAAAAACACGGATTAGTAGAGCCTAAAATTGAGAATCATTCTAGCGGTTTTTCAATTACTATATTCAACGATATATATAATGAAGAATACATATCCAAATTAGATATTAATGAAAGGCAAAAAGAGGCTATTAAATATATAAAAGAAAATAAAGACATAACTAGTGGTCAATATCAAGATAAATTAAATGTATCTAAAGCAACTGCTAGAAGGGATATTGAAGAATTACTAGAACTTTCTATTATAAAACCAGAAGGTGTTGGTAGAGCTACAAAATATATTATTGATGTGGAAGGCTATAATACAAGACGATAA
- a CDS encoding tyrosine-type recombinase/integrase, which produces MMTFKDYLHKEDYAKTTIESYSRNLLKFTDWCSYQNYDAQTIDYKSCIEYVGHIQKQRKGKSVSKSTVRSEIGALKIYFNYLVETEIRFENPIQNIHVRGERRTVNHNLLDFDELEDLYYSYQTENIVFPNCPSVAIRNKVITGLMVYQGLNATALKSLTYEHVNITKGTIYVPSTRKTNSRTLELKSWQMLPLLRYLERDREVLQEKIDCHTQGLFPLKGDRFFLNDRLFFELKKLNHKVKNAKQLRASVITHWLSQYNIREVQYMAGHRYISSTERYQQDDLENLHELIENLHPIS; this is translated from the coding sequence ATGATGACATTTAAAGATTATTTACATAAAGAAGATTACGCCAAAACGACAATAGAATCTTACTCTCGCAATCTATTAAAGTTTACCGATTGGTGTAGTTATCAAAATTATGATGCTCAAACCATAGACTATAAATCTTGTATTGAATATGTAGGACATATTCAGAAACAAAGAAAAGGGAAATCCGTTTCTAAAAGCACTGTCAGAAGTGAAATAGGCGCATTAAAAATTTACTTCAATTACCTGGTTGAAACAGAAATACGTTTTGAAAACCCTATTCAAAATATCCACGTAAGAGGTGAGCGAAGAACGGTCAATCACAACCTTTTAGACTTCGATGAACTGGAAGATTTATACTACTCATATCAAACTGAAAATATTGTATTTCCGAATTGTCCGTCGGTTGCAATTCGCAATAAGGTCATTACTGGACTCATGGTATATCAAGGTTTGAATGCTACGGCACTCAAATCCTTGACATACGAACACGTCAATATTACCAAAGGGACTATTTACGTGCCATCTACTCGGAAAACCAACAGTAGAACACTGGAACTAAAATCGTGGCAAATGTTGCCCCTGCTTCGTTATCTCGAACGAGACAGGGAAGTGTTGCAAGAAAAAATAGATTGCCACACACAGGGCTTATTTCCGCTAAAGGGCGATCGTTTTTTCCTTAACGACCGTTTGTTTTTTGAATTGAAAAAACTCAACCACAAAGTCAAAAATGCAAAGCAACTTCGAGCTTCGGTCATCACCCATTGGTTAAGCCAGTACAATATTCGAGAAGTACAATATATGGCTGGGCATCGCTATATTTCTTCCACAGAACGCTATCAGCAAGATGACCTAGAGAACTTACATGAATTGATTGAGAATTTGCATCCGATTTCTTGA